Below is a window of Spelaeicoccus albus DNA.
TCTGTATCCCAAAGCCACCGCCGAGATGTCCGCTCGCCGCAAGGAATTGGCGCCGAAGACGCACGACGCATTCACCGAATTCAGCAAGCAGGTCTTTGCCGACGGCGCACTTGACGAAAAGACCAAACAGCTCATCGCCGTTGCGGTTGCGCATGTGACCCAGTGCCCGTATTGCATTGACGGGCACACCAAGTTGGCCTCGCGCAAGGGCGCTACCGACAACGAAGTGATGGAGGCCATCTGGGTCGCCGCCGAAATGCGAGCCGGCGGAGCCTACGCCCACGCAGCGCTGGCGCTGGGCGCGCTCGGCCATGAGAGCAGCAACCACTCGCACTGACCGGCTTCCCCGCCCGCCGCTCCGACCCGGCCCGCCGTTCCGCGTGCGGACACCGACGCGGAACTACCGCAGGGACACCGCTCGTCGACGGCGATTGCCGAGATATCGGGTGAGTTTATCGATGACGGCACCGACCACGAGCGCGAGCCCGACGGCAACGGCTATGCCGAGAAGTGGTTTGTCCGAAAGCCACGGGCCGACGGAAATTCCGATGACTGTCGTGTACACGGCCCAGCACGCCGCCGAAAAGGCGACGATCGGCACGAATCGGCGCAGCGTCAGCCCGAGCGCGCCGGCCCCGAAGTTCGCCACGATACGCCCGACCGGGATGAACCGCGCCGTGAGCAGGGCCGATACGGTGCGGTGTTCGAGACCGTCGGCGGTCCGGTCCAGCAGCGCCTCGATCTTCGACCAGCGTCGAAGTCGCTGCAGCCCGCTGAATCGGCCGATCGCATAGGCGGCCAGATCGCCGGCAGCCGCACCGACCGCCGCGCAGATCATCACGACGGGGAGGTTCGGGTGGCCGACCGTCGCCGCCAATGACGCGGCCGCGACAACGAGGATCTCACTGGGTACCGGTGGGAAGACGCCGTCGATCAGACACA
It encodes the following:
- a CDS encoding carboxymuconolactone decarboxylase family protein: MSDNLYPKATAEMSARRKELAPKTHDAFTEFSKQVFADGALDEKTKQLIAVAVAHVTQCPYCIDGHTKLASRKGATDNEVMEAIWVAAEMRAGGAYAHAALALGALGHESSNHSH
- a CDS encoding DedA family protein; this encodes MNELVAAAASSIWLYPLITVLCLIDGVFPPVPSEILVVAAASLAATVGHPNLPVVMICAAVGAAAGDLAAYAIGRFSGLQRLRRWSKIEALLDRTADGLEHRTVSALLTARFIPVGRIVANFGAGALGLTLRRFVPIVAFSAACWAVYTTVIGISVGPWLSDKPLLGIAVAVGLALVVGAVIDKLTRYLGNRRRRAVSLR